The DNA region GGCTGGCACTGTGCGAGGCGCACATCCTGCGCATCGCGCCCCGTCCGGGCCGATCGGCGGCGACGCAGGCCACCTACCGGAGGGCGATCGATCGATTCCGGGCTGCGGCGCGCCTCGACCCGGAGTCGTTCGACGCGTATCTCGGCATCTCCCGCATCGCCGTCTACGGACTCGTGCCCGCCGACGTCGAACTGGCGAGCGAGGCGATGGCCGCGGCCGAGCAGCGCGGCTACGTGCAGGGCCGACGCGAGCGCGCGCTGCTCGGCGACGGACACATGCGGCGTGGCGACACGCTGCGACGGGAGGCGCGCAGCCTCTCGGGTGCGGAGCGTGCGAGGGCCCTGGAGGGCGCGCGCGACAGCTTCACGGCGTGCGTCGAGGCCTTCGAGCCCATCCTCGGGTTCGCCAACGCCGCCCGGAACATCGAGACCTGCAAGGCGCAACTGGACGACGTCGAGGAGGCGCTCCTCGCGGCGGCCGGAAGTGCGGAGCCAGAGTGATGCGCATCATCGACACGGCCGCGACGCGGCCGTCTGCCCGACGTCGGCACCCGCGGGCCCATCGTGCCGCGGCCACGGAACTGCTCGCGCTGGTGCTGGCCTCCGCGGTGGTGACGCTGGGCGTGGCGCTTGCCGTCATGGGGCGACTGGTGCCGAGGGCGGGTGCGCCTGCGGCATCTCCGCTGCTGCTGGCCGACGTCCGTTCGCCCGAGACGCTGGCACCCCTGCTGGTCTCCTTCGACGGGCCGGGCGAGCGCCTGGCGGTGGCCGAGCGGCTGGTGCGGCACCTGGCGACGCACGAGGTGCCGAGCCATGTCGGCGCGCTCGCCGCGGTCACGATCCCGGCCGCCGACGTCCGCGCCGATCGTCGCTTCGATGCCGTCCGCGCCCGAGTCGGCGACCGCAACGGCGCGGTCCCGGTGCGGCTCCTCGCCCCCTCGGACCTGGCAGCGCTCAAGGCGCGCGTCATCGTCCGCACCGCCTCGACCTACATCCGCAGCGTCGCGATCGCGCTGGCCTGGATGCTGGCCGCCTTCTGGGGGGCGCACGCGGTGCGCCGGTGGCGGGGACGACCCGACGACCCGGTGCTGCTGCCGATCCTGCTGGTGCTGGCCGGCGTCGGCCTGATGGCGCTGGTCGGCGTGCGCGATCCGCTGCGCGACACCATGCTCGCGCCGCCGTTCGCCCTGGGCATCGTCGCCGGCGTGGCCGTGCTGCTCGTCGCGTCCGAGATCGATTACGAATCCTGGGTGCTGCGGCGGGCGGTGGTGGCGCCGCTCGGGGCCGCGCTCGGGCTCGCCGCCCTGCTCCTCGTGTTCGGCTCGGGACCGGGCACGAGTGGCGTCAAGGTGAACCTGCTGGGCGTCCAGCCGGTCGAGATCATCCGCCTGCTCGTCGTGTTCGCGATGGCCGGCGCCCTGGCGCGCCGTCTCGACCTGCTGCGCGCGCTCTCCGAGCCCGCGACGCCCGACCGGCCATGGCTCGGCCTGCTGCGTGCGCCGCGATGGCGGGACGTGCGCCCGGTGGTCGGCAGCATGGCGCTGGTGCTGGCGTTCTTCTTCCTGCAGAAGGATCTCGGCCCGGCCCTGGTGCTGTCCGGGGTGGTGCTGGCGCTGTATGCGGTGGCCCGTGGGCGGGCCGTCGCGGTCGTCCTCGGCCTGGTGATGCTCGTCGCGGCGTTCGCGGCCGCCGAGGCCATCGGCGTGCCGGCCACGGTGGGGCAGCGTGTCCGCATCTGGAGCCAGCCGTGGAACAACGGCGTGGTGGGAGGCAACCAGATCGCGCACGGTCTATGGGCGATGGCATCCGGGGCCGGATGGGGCTCGGGGCCGGCGATTGCCTCGCCGCAGTTCATCCCCGAAGGCCACACCGACTTCGTGATCGCGGCCGTCGGTGAGCAGCTCGGTTGGGTGGGCGTGTGCGTGGTGTTCGCGCTGTACGGCCTGCTGGCCTGGCGCGGGCTCCGGGTGGCCGTGCGTGCGCCCGGCGACTACAGCGCCCTGCTCGGGATCGGGCTGACGCTGGCGTTGATGGTGCAGGCGGGCGTGATTGCCGCCGGCGTTCTCGGCCTGCTGCCGCTCACCGGCGTGGTCACGCCGTTCCTCAGCCACGGCCGGTCGTCGATGCTGGCCAACTGCGCGGCGCTCGGCGTGCTGCTGGCCATCGCCCGTCGGCAGGGCGCGGTGCGCGAGCACCTGCGACAGCCGGTGCGGGTGCTCGCCTCGACGCTGGCGGGCGCGGCGCTGGTCATCGTGGGGCGAGCCGGCTGGGTGCAGGTGGTGCATGCCGACGCGATCGCGACCACGCCCAGTCTCAGCGAGCAGGCCGACGGCGGCTTCCGCTTCGAGTACAACCCACGGCTGGTGGCTGCGGCGCGGGCCCTCGAGCGCGGGACCATCACCGATCGCCAGGGGCTGGTGATCGCGACGAGCCGGCGCGCCGAGATGGCGGCGATCCCGGCGGCCTGGGAACGCGCCGGCCTGACTCCGGCGCGGCCGTGCGACGAGGACGCATCGCGCTGCTATCCGCTCGGCGGCGTCGCCTTCGGCGTGCTGGGCGACTGGGCGACGCAGGCCAACTGGGGCGCGCGCAATGCCTCGTTCATCGAGCGCGAACGAGACACGACGCTGAAAGGCTTCGACGATCACCAGCGGCTCGTCGACGTGCCCCATCCGCGCACCGGCGAGGTCCACCGGGTCGTGCTCCGCGACTACTCGGCGCTGTTGCCGATCGTCCGTCACGGCCTCGACCGCTCCCGCCCGGACGTCGCGCTGCTGCTGTCGCGGCCGCGCGACCTGCAGGTGTCGCTCGACGCGCGCCTGCAGCAGCGGGTGGGCCAGGCCCTGCGCGCCCGCATCGAGCGCGGCGCGCACGCGCGCGGCGCGGCCGTGGTGATCGACGTGGACACCGGCGCGGTCCTCGCCTCGGTGAGCTACCCCTGGCCCGCCGACGTCGACGGCGTTCGGCCCGACGAGGACCGCGCCCGCGACGCCTTGCTCGATCGCGCGCGCTACGGCCTCTACCCGCCCGGGTCGACCTTCAAGTTGCTGGTCGCGGCGGCCACCCTGCGCAGCCACCCGGAACTGCAGGCCGTGCCGCACGTGTGCCAGCGACTGCCGGGTGGGCGGGTCGGCGCCCACATCGACGGCTGGTCGCGGCCCGTGCGAGACGACGTGATGGACACGGTGCCGCACGGCGCGGTGGACCTGCACCGCGGCCTGGTGGTCTCCTGCAACGCCTACTTCGCCCAGCTCGCCATGGACCTCGGGCCGCGCGCCCTCATCGACGCGGTGTCGCCGTTCCAGATCGAGGTGGCGCGCCCGTCGACCGAGCGGGCGCTGCGCGGCACGCTGCCGCATGCCGCCTACGGCCAGGCCCAGGTGCTGGCCTCGCCGATGAAGATGGCGCGCGTCGCTGCGGCCATCGCGGGAGGCGGCATCGTCACGCCGATCGCGTGGACCGATGGTGAGGCAGGCGCGGGGGACACGGCGACGCAGTGGCTCGCGCCCGCCGATGCCGAGAGGCTGGCGCGCGACATGCGCGACGTGGTCACCGCCGGCACCGGCCGCAGCCTGGCGGGCAACCCCACGCCGATCGCCGGCAAGACCGGCACGGCCGAGGTCGACGGCCGGCCGGCGCACTCGTGGTTCGTCGGGTTCGCCCCCCATGGCGGCGCGCGTCGGATTGCCTTTGCCGTCCTCGTCGAGCACGCCGGCTATGGCGGCCGCACCGCCGCGCCCGTCGCCGGCGACATCGTCGACGCGGCGCGCGCCCTCGGCTACTTCCGCTGACCTGCCATGGACGTCACCACTCTCACCGCCCTGGGCCGCACCCTGCACGCGCGCCTTCGTACCTTCCTCGATGCGCCACTGGCGCCGGATGCCTCGCCACTCGAGATCGCGCAGGCCGCCCTCGACGACGTCGAGCGGCAGGCACAGCCGGCCTCGGAAGGGCGACGGGTGTTCCCCTTCACCCGGGTGACGATCCGCGTGCGCGCCCCGCAGGAGGAATGGGCCGCCTTCGAGGCCGTGCTCGACGGCATGGACGCGCGCGTCCGGGCCAGGCTGGCCGAGGTGCGATGCGAGACGCCCCGCGGGCTGGAGGTGCGCGTCACCTGTGAGCCGGTGGGCGAGGGCGGACGCGGGTTCCTCGTCGACTACGAGCGCCTGACGAGTGGCGCCCTGGCGGCCCCGCCGCCCGTCCTCGCCGTCACCGTGCTGCGGGGCAAGGCGCTGGCCGCGACGTGGCGGTTCACGGAGGGCACCGTCCTGGTCGGGCGGACCAGCGAGGCGGCGCTCGAGACCGCGCCGCTGCGCCGTCACCACCTCGCCTTCGCCGATGCGCGCGACGGCGTCACCGAGACGGTCGGTCGTTCCCACGCGCGCATCAGGTTCGACGCCGCCAGCCGGGCGTACCGCGTCTACGACGAGGGCAGCCACAACGGGACATCCGTGCTCCGGGATGGCGAGGTACTGGCGGTGCCGCGCCGCGACCCCCGCGGCCTCCGCCTCCGCCACGGCGACGAGATC from Luteitalea sp. TBR-22 includes:
- a CDS encoding FHA domain-containing protein, which encodes MDVTTLTALGRTLHARLRTFLDAPLAPDASPLEIAQAALDDVERQAQPASEGRRVFPFTRVTIRVRAPQEEWAAFEAVLDGMDARVRARLAEVRCETPRGLEVRVTCEPVGEGGRGFLVDYERLTSGALAAPPPVLAVTVLRGKALAATWRFTEGTVLVGRTSEAALETAPLRRHHLAFADARDGVTETVGRSHARIRFDAASRAYRVYDEGSHNGTSVLRDGEVLAVPRRDPRGLRLRHGDEIQFGRALVRIEIAEPGVVVAAPPASPPPGPG
- a CDS encoding FtsW/RodA/SpoVE family cell cycle protein, which codes for MRIIDTAATRPSARRRHPRAHRAAATELLALVLASAVVTLGVALAVMGRLVPRAGAPAASPLLLADVRSPETLAPLLVSFDGPGERLAVAERLVRHLATHEVPSHVGALAAVTIPAADVRADRRFDAVRARVGDRNGAVPVRLLAPSDLAALKARVIVRTASTYIRSVAIALAWMLAAFWGAHAVRRWRGRPDDPVLLPILLVLAGVGLMALVGVRDPLRDTMLAPPFALGIVAGVAVLLVASEIDYESWVLRRAVVAPLGAALGLAALLLVFGSGPGTSGVKVNLLGVQPVEIIRLLVVFAMAGALARRLDLLRALSEPATPDRPWLGLLRAPRWRDVRPVVGSMALVLAFFFLQKDLGPALVLSGVVLALYAVARGRAVAVVLGLVMLVAAFAAAEAIGVPATVGQRVRIWSQPWNNGVVGGNQIAHGLWAMASGAGWGSGPAIASPQFIPEGHTDFVIAAVGEQLGWVGVCVVFALYGLLAWRGLRVAVRAPGDYSALLGIGLTLALMVQAGVIAAGVLGLLPLTGVVTPFLSHGRSSMLANCAALGVLLAIARRQGAVREHLRQPVRVLASTLAGAALVIVGRAGWVQVVHADAIATTPSLSEQADGGFRFEYNPRLVAAARALERGTITDRQGLVIATSRRAEMAAIPAAWERAGLTPARPCDEDASRCYPLGGVAFGVLGDWATQANWGARNASFIERERDTTLKGFDDHQRLVDVPHPRTGEVHRVVLRDYSALLPIVRHGLDRSRPDVALLLSRPRDLQVSLDARLQQRVGQALRARIERGAHARGAAVVIDVDTGAVLASVSYPWPADVDGVRPDEDRARDALLDRARYGLYPPGSTFKLLVAAATLRSHPELQAVPHVCQRLPGGRVGAHIDGWSRPVRDDVMDTVPHGAVDLHRGLVVSCNAYFAQLAMDLGPRALIDAVSPFQIEVARPSTERALRGTLPHAAYGQAQVLASPMKMARVAAAIAGGGIVTPIAWTDGEAGAGDTATQWLAPADAERLARDMRDVVTAGTGRSLAGNPTPIAGKTGTAEVDGRPAHSWFVGFAPHGGARRIAFAVLVEHAGYGGRTAAPVAGDIVDAARALGYFR